In the genome of Nitrospiria bacterium, the window TGTTTCTCATGATTTGCACATTCTGTCCTACGCTCGATCGAGGTCAATCATGCGCCGTTTGACACTGGACCCTTCGGCTCCGACGGCTTTCGTTTGACCCGGCTAAGGCTCGGCCGCTCAATTTTCCGAAGAAGCTCTGCGGAAAATTGACCCTGCGGGCCGCGTCCTTCGCCAAGCCGGGTGGCCCAAACGCAAGCCGAGTCGCCGCTTGGCCCAGTGGCAAACGGCGGCTGCAGAATGGGACGCCCCGCCTGCGGCCACCCGCCGATACACGGTCACCATTTCAACAAATTGATCTGGTCCACGTTCGTGGCGATCCGGCCGCGGAAGACGACGATGATGATCGCCAGGCCCACGGCCGCCTCGCCGGCGGCCACGGCGATGATGAACAGGGCCACGATCTGCCCGGCCATCGAATCCAGATAGGACGAGAACGCGACCAGATTGAGGTTGGCCGCGTTCAGCATGATCTCGACCGCCATTAATATAATGATAAAATTTCTCCGGATCAGCACACCGATCAGACCGATCACAAACAGTACCGAGCTCACCGCCAGGTAGGAGGACAACGGAATCATGGGGACGTCCTCTCCTTCCCGACCTCCGGGGGGCGGTCCTTGGCCAGCACGATCGCGCCGATGATCGCGCCCAGCAGGAAGACGCCGACGATTTCAAACGGAAGGAAGTAGTCGTTGAACAATACGATCCCGATCGTCTGACTGTGCCCGAACTGGGTGATCTTGTCCGGGGTCACATCCCCGGGCTTACCCGCAAAGGGCGAATGGAGGAGGAGCCAGAAGGCCTGGCCCGCGGCCAGCAGGCCGAAGAACATCCAAAGGGCGTAGCGGCGATGGAGATAGCGCTCCTCGCTCTTGAGGTTCAGGAGCATCAGGACAAAAAGATAGAGCACCAGGATCGCGCCGGCATAGATGATGATCTGAACCGCCGCGATGAACTCGGCGTTCAACAAAACAAAAAACCCTGCGATGTGGAACAGCAGGGATAAGAGGGCAAGGCCGCAATGGACCGGGTTTCTCAAACCGACGGTCAGCACGGCGCTCGCGATGCTGGCGAAGGCCAGATAGTAGAAGAACACCTGCTGGACCATGGACGGCCGGCTACTCCTTTTTCTCGGTCAGGACGGGGAACGGGAATTTGTACCGGTACGCTTTGGCGGTTTCATCGGCCTGTTCCTGACGGTGGGCCACGAGGTACGCCTTCGCGTCGGCGAAATATTTTTCGCCGATTTCGTACAGTTTCTTCTTATCGAAATAAAGGTCCCGCTTGTTTTCGGTGGAATACTCGTAAAGCTTCGTCATCCCGAGCGCGTTGACCGGGCAGGCTTCCACGCAGAAACCGCAGAAGACGCATTTCGTCATGTCGATGTAAAACTCGCTGGCGTAGCGGACCAGCGGCTTGTCCGGGATCTGTTCGCTCACGACCTTGATGCAGCGGGACGGGCAGGCCGCCTCGCACAGATCGCATCCCACGCAACGTTCCACTCCGTCGTCGTAGCGCAACAGGCCCAACGCCCCGCGATGCGTATCGGGCAGCGCCCGTTTCACGTGCGGGTATTGGAAGGTCACCCCTTTGCCGAACATATGCCGGAAAACCACCCATAAGGCCTTGACGATTTCCAGCATCAGGATCTTTTGAATCAGGCTGCGGCTTCGCTTCACGCGGAGGCTCCTTGTCCGTTGCCGCCCGGGGCGGAAGCCGCCTTCGGCTTGGCATGAATGGCGACCGCGCCCTGTTTGTGGTAAATCACGCGGGTGACCGGATCGACCTCGGCCGCGATCAGGTCCTTGACGGGCGGAGAGTTGAAATGCTCCGGGAAAAAGACCAACCCGGCCGGAAGACGGGGCTGAACCTCCACCCCGACCTCCGTCTGACCCGACGGCGATTTGAGGATCACCCGATCGCCCGAAGCCAGCCCGAGCCGCTCGGCATCCGCCGGACCGACCTGAAGCAGCGCCTTGTTATAGATCTTCATCAAGCCCTCGGCCCGGGTCGAATATTTTCCGGAGTGGTACAGGATCTGGCCCAGGACCAACGTGAAGGGATAATCGGCCGGGACGGAAGACGGATCGGGGCGGAGCTTCACGGCGTAGCGCGCATGGGTTTCCTGCGCATAGCCGTTGTTGAGGTAAGCGGACAGGTGGATCGGCAAGGGCTCCGGCTTCGTCGTAAAATAGCCCGGAATCGTCTTGGCGATCTCGCGGTGAATTTCCTTGGCGCTCCCGTACTCCAGCGGAACGTTCATCCTCCAGGCCAGCTCCGAGAAAATCTCCCAGTCCGGTTTGCTTTCCCCGATCGGCTCCAGGGCCATGCGGACGGGATTGACCTTGCCCTCCATGCTGGTAAAGCTCCCTTCCTTCTCGGCGTAGGTCGTCGCCGGCAGGACGACGTGGGCCAGCCGGCCGGTCTCGGTCAGGAAGGGATCCTGCACGATCACGAGATCGATCTTCGAAAGCGCCTCGGCCGCGCCCATCGAGGCCGGAAGGGTGCCGACCGGATCTTCCCCCACGATGTAGAGCGCCTTGATCTCGCCCCTCCGGGCGCGCTCCAGGATCCGGGCGAGATCGGCGGAGGGCGTGGTCGGGAGCTCTTCCCGCCATTCCCTCGAAATTTTGGCCCGGGCCTCGGCGTTCTGGTACTCCGACGCCCCCGGAAGGAACTCCGATGCCCCGCCCATGTCGATCACGCCGATTTCGTTGTTCTCCTCGCACAGGGCGTTCAGGCCGGCGCCGTCCTTCTCGAAGCAGCCGGCGACGAGCGCAAGGTCCACCAGGTTCAGGACGTTTTGATAGCCGTTCCGCCGCTTCGTGATCCCTTCTTCAAAGAGGATCACCCCGCGTTCGGCCTTGGCCAGGATCTCGGCCGCCTCGGCCAATCGTTCCGGGGCGATCCCGGTCTCTTCGGCCGCCGCCCCGATCGGGACGGCCGCCGCGGCCGCCTTCAAGGCCTCGACCGCCGACGGATATTTCTGCAAAACGGTCTCGTCGCACAAGCCGCGCTCCAGGATGATCCCGACCAGCCCCTGGATCAAGGCGCGTTCCGAGCCGGGTTTGATCGCCAGATGATGGGTGGCCAGCTTGGCCATGGGGGTCGAGATCGGGTCGGCCACGATCACCTTCGCCTTGTATTTCCGCAAGGCCTCCTTCACCCGGATATTGAATACGGGATGCGTCTCGGTGATGTCCGACCCGATGATGAAGATCGCATCGGCCTTCGTCACCTGCTCCGCGTTGTTCATCATACGGATGCGGGGGGTCCCGAAGGCCTTGCGCAGGGCCGCGACGACATTCATCTGGCCGTAGCGTGCGGTGCTGTCGATCTGGTTCGTCCCCAGGCCGACCCGCATGAATTTCTGGAAAAGATAGATGTCCTCGTTGGTGCATCGGGCCGAGATCAGGCCGGCGATCGCCTGTCCGCCGTGCTCCATCTTGATCTTCGACAATTCCCCGGCGACGAGGTCCTGGGCGTCCAGCCAGGGGGTTTCGGCCAGGCGGCCCTCTTTTCGGACGAGAGGAAGCTTGAGCCGGTCAGGGCTGTTGACCATCTGAAACCCGAAGCGGCCCCGCCCGCAGATGCCGCCGTGTCCCTTGGCGGTATCGGCCCGCTCCCCCCACTTGGACTTCCACGACAACTTGGAGGTGACGCGGACGATCCGGTTGTCCTTGGTCTCGACCGCGATCTGGCAGCCGTCGCCGCAATACGGGCAGGTGGTCAGCGTCTTCTTCATCTGCCAGGGCTTGTAGAGGTATTTGGAGAACTTGTTGGTGATGGCGCCGACCGGGCAGACCGCGAGACAGTCGCCGCAGAACTCGCAATAAAGCGGCTTGTCCTCCTTCGCCGTCACGATCGTGTTGCCGTCTTTTTTCAGGAAGGTCAGCGCGTCCACCAGCTGGACCTCCTTGCAGACGTTGATGCACTGTCCGCAGACGATGCAGCGGTTCATGTTGAAGTCGAGGACGAGGGACCGGGTGTCTTCCGGGATCCCCTTCTGCTTCACGTTGGGCACCTCGCCGATGCCGAACTGGAAGGTGAAATCCTGAAGCTCGCAATGGCCGTCGGCGTCGCAAACCGGACAGTCCAACGGATGGGTGGACAGATGCTTGATCAGCGCCTTTTTCTGGGCCTCCTTCATTTCCGGCGTCTCGGTCCGGACGACCATGCCGGCCTGGGCCGAGGCGGTGCAGGAACGGACGGGCGCCTTTTTGCCCTCGACCTCGACCAGGCACATCCCGCAGGACCCGAAGGGCGTGAAGGTGTAGTGGTAGCACATCGCCGGGATGATCTTTCCCATCCCGCTCAGCACATCGTAAAGCGACCGGCCCGAGGTGGCCGTGACCTTCTGGCCGTCGATCGTGAGCTCGATCTCCTCCCCGGCCCCCAGGAGCCTCGCTTCTTTTGCGTCTCGTGTACCCATTTCGCTTTTTCCTCGTTGAACGCTTCGTGAGGAGTGAAGAGTCAGGCGTGAGGAGACAGATTTTTCTCCTTACTCCTTACACCTCACTCCTTACTGCCTTACCGATCACACTCCCCCATCACAATGTCGTAGGTTCCAAAAATCGTGACGATGTCGGCGATCATGTAGCCGCGGGCCATATAATCGAAGGCGCCCATGTGAACGAACGAAGGGGCGCGGATCTTCAGGCGGTAGGGTTTCCCGCTCCCGTCGCTCACAATATAAAACCCGAGCTCGCCCTTATGCGCCTCGGTGCCGCAATAGATTTCACCGGGCGGCGTATTGAACCCCTGCGTGAAGAGCTTGAACTGACGGATCATATGCTCCAGGTTCGTGAAGACCTTGTCTTTTTGCGGAAGCGTCACGCGCGGGTCTTCCACCATGTACGGCCCTTGCGGCAGCTGATCGAGGCATTGCTTGACGATCTTGGCGCTCTCCTTCATCTCCAGGATCCGGATCCAGTAGCGGTCGTAGGTGTCGCCGTTCTTTCCGACCGGCACCTCCCACTGGACCTTGTCGTAGGCCCCGTAGGGCTCGTACTTTCGGAGGTCGTAATCCACGCCGGAGCCCCGAAGCGTCGGCCCCGACAGCCCGAAGCTGATCGCATCCTCGGCCGAGATTACGGCGATGCCCTTCGTCCGCGCGAGCCAGATCCGGTTGGTCTCCAGCAGCGCGTTGTACTCGTCCAGCTTTTCGCTGAAGTTCTCCAGAAATTTGTAGAGGTGATCGATCAGCTTGGGGCTGATGTCGTTTTCGACCCCGCCGATCCGGTACCAGGTCGTCGTGAGCCTCGCGCCGCACAGGTCGTCGAAGAAGTCCAACAGCACTTCCCGTTCCCGAAAGGTATAGAAGAAAACGGTCATCGCGCCGATGTCCAGCGCCTGCGTCCCGAGCCAGAAGAGATGGCCGATGATCCGCTGGATCTCGGCCACGATCGTCCGGAGGTACTCGGCCCGCTCCGGCACCTTCATGTCCAGCAGTTTTTCGACGGCGCGGACGTAGGCGAAGTTGTTGTACATCGCGCAGACGTAATCGAGGCGGTCGGTGTGCGGGATGAACTGGTGATACGTCCCGTCCTCGGCCAGCTTTTCCACCCCGCGATGGAGGAAGCCCAAAACCGGCGTGGCCTTGACGATCCGCTCCCCTTCCAGCTCCAGGACGACCTTCAAGACGCCGTGGGTGCTGGGGTGCTGGGGACCCATGTTGAGCATCAACTTCTCGGTCCGGAGCAGCGGAAGCGCCTTGTTCGGCACGGGAACTCCGGCCACGGGATGCTCGGGCGCGGGTTCGACCGTCTTGGGGTTGGTTTCCGTCGTCATGTCGTCTTCTTGTGAGACCCCTCGGTGATGAACTCGAACGTGTCGCGCCACCCTTTTCCGGCCAGGGGAAAATCCTTCCGGAGGGGATAGCCTTCGTCGTACTCGTCCGGCATGAGGATGCGGCGGTGATCGGGATGGTGATTGAAGCGGATCCCCATCATGTCGAACACCTCCCGTTCCATGAAATCGGCGCCCTTCCAGATCCCGGTCACCGAATCGATCGAGCCGTCCTCCTCCGTCACGCGGGCCTTGATCCGGATCCGCTCGCGGCGGCGGATCGAGTAAAACTCGTACACCACCTCGAAGCGCTCCGGATCTTCCGGATAATCGACCGAGGAGACATGGACGATGTAATCGAAGTCCATCCCGGGATCGTCGTGCAGGTAACGGCCAACCGGAACGATCGCGTCCTTTTTGACCGTCACGGCCAGGTCGCCCCGCCATTCCTTCGCCGAGAGGAAGGCCTCCGGAAACCGGGCCTGGATTTTTTCCGCGTTCGGATGCATGGCCTTAAACCTTCGTCGCCCCCAGGATCGGGCTTTTGATGAAAACCTTTTGCTTCATGATTTTCTGCTGGAGTTTTAATATTCCGTCGAAGAGGGCCTCGGGAGTGGGAGGACAGCCCGGAACGTAAATGTCCACCGGAACGAAGCGGTCCACGCCCTGCACCACGGCATAGCTGTTATAAATATTTCCGGACGTCGCGCAGGAGCCCATCGCGATCACGTACTTGGGCTCCGGCATCTGATCGTAAATCTTCCGGATCACGGGGGCCATGCGCCGGCAGACCGTCCCGGCCACGATCATCAGGTCCGACTGCCGCGGCGATGCGCGGAACACGCCGGCCCCGTAGCGGTCGATGTCGTACCGGGCCGAGACCGCCGCCATCATCTCGATCGCGCAGCAGGCCAGGCCGAAGGTCAGGGGCCAGAGGGATCCCTTGCGGGCCCAGTTGACCGCCTGCTCGATCGTCGTGGTTACGAGGCCGCCCTCGCCGTCCAGGGTTCCTACTCCCATTGCAGGGCTCCCTTCCTCCAGGCATAGATATAGCCGAAGACAAACAAGCCGATGAACACCACCATTTCAAAGAGTCCCCAGAATCCGATCTTGTCGAAGACGATCGCCCAGGGATAAATGAAGATCATCTCGACATCGAAGATCACGAAAAGCATCGCGATGATGTAATACCGGACCGGAAATGGATTCCGCGCATCCGAGATCGGCTCGCTCCCGCATTCGTAGGGGGATAATTTTTCTTCCAGGTCCAGACGCGGTTGAACAACGTTGCTGAGGAGCAGCGTGACCCCTCCGAACCCGATGGCCAGCACGATAAAAATAAAAATCGAAAAATACTGGGAAAGGTAGGCTGCCGTCTGGGAAATCATCTCACTCCTTTGCAACGATCGAAGGGCTTTGATCGGTCTTTATTTTTACCAGGTTTTCAACAATATCATGCTTTTAAAGCTTGGTCAAGGGACTATAAGTCCCATGCGGATGGGCCAAAAGACCTATAAAGAGGGTACAACTCACCGTTGTTGATCCGGAACGTGTGGGAGATTTCCTAACCGATCCGGGGACGTTATTTGGGAAGGTCTTGTGAGTCCGACTTGTTTTGAGCCTGGATATCGAGGATTTTAACATCGAAAAAAAGCGTTTTACCGGCCAGGGGATGGTTCAGATCAAGGATGACCGTCTTTTCCTTAATCTCACTCACCCGGGCATTGATCGGATGGCCCGTAGGGTCGGTCCCTTCAAGGGGGGTTCCGATGACCAGGGCTTCCGGCGGGATTCGGGACTTATCCACTTCCTGGACGGCGTTGGGATCGACTTCGCCGTATCCGTCTTTCGGGACGACCTTGATCGTTTTTTTGTCGCCCACCTTAAGCCCCTCCAGTGCCGTCTCGAGACCGGGAACAACCTGGTGCTCTCCCTGAATAAATTTAAACGGTTCGCCCCCCACATTGGAGTCGACCGTGGTCTTGTCCTCGAGTTTTAAAGTGTATTCGATCGAGATCTCTTCGCCGGCCGAGACCGTCATGAGTTTGGCGCCCGCTGCGGATTCGCCCCGGGCCGGGTCAAGCCCCAAGGGCAAGGCCGCCAGTGACAGGCTCAGGATCCAGGTCCATTGCAACGTCATTTTCAGACTCATTTTCGATTTCATTTTCGAATGTTCCTTCGCGATCATTTGTTCCACTCCCCCAGCCCATCCTTACCAGGACCGTGGGCTTTACAGGGTTGGGCCACTATACAGACAATCGGTCGGAAAAGCAAGATAAAGTTGTGCTGCGACAGCCTTTATGTCTATGTTATAATGCGAAAAAAAACCAATACGACTACGGAATTCCGATGCCCACGATCACTCAACCCGGCACGATTCAAGAAACGGACGAAGCGATCCGTGAAAAAACGCTCCCGCCTTACAAGGTGATTTTTCTGAACGATAACGTCACAACGATGGACTTTGTGGTCCATATCCTGATCGCGATCTTCAAAAAGGATCCCGCCACGGCGGTCGAGTTGATGCTCGAAACCCACAATACCGGCGCGGCCGTCGTGGACGTGCTGCCGTTGGAAGAGGCCGAGCTGCGCCAGCAACAGACGATCGAAGCGGCCCGCTCGGCCGGCTTCCCCCTTCGATGCGTGATCGAACCCGCCTGATCGTCTCCCTAATACATTGAAAAAGGGAATTTCGTAGGGGCGTACGGCCGTACGCCCCTACTCAGTCCTGACAGAGGCCTTCATCACCGAAAAGCTCTGTCACATGATGACGAAATGCATCGCGAAGTCGAGGGCGGTGCCGATGACCGAGGCGAGGTAGAGCGGCCCGGTCGGGCTCGGGCCGGTCTTCCAAAAATATACGGCGTTGAAGATCAGGATGGCGTTGTAGAAGATATTGATCACCTGATGGGCGATCGGCACGCGGGTCGCGAAGTAGGTGGTGATGAAGATCAGCGCCATCGGAAGGATGGAAAGGATCAGCGCCTTGGGCTCGCGGCGTTTCTTGATCACCACCACGAGGGCCCAGACCAGGGCGACGAAGACGACGAGGAAGAAGATATGGGCCAGAAAAAAAAGATGCGGATTGAACGGTACGCCCCGGTGCATGGGATTAGCCCATCCTCAATTGGATGTCATGGTGCCCAAGCGGGCCCGTTCCGGATAAGAAACACCGTTGATCGGCTTCCGATTGACGCACTGGACGATATGCCAGTAGTTAAAGGGGTTGACTTTGAGATTTTGTTCGACATCCAGACAGGTTCGATCCAGAAGCGACTCCAGCGAAAGATCCGAGCGGAAGCCGATCCAGGTGCAAAGGGGCGAGATCGTTTTTTCGACCCGGGAGACCAGGCGGTTTCCGTTGGAAAAATGGTTGAGCAGGACGATTTTCCCGCCGGGGCGGCAGACGCGGATCATCTCGGCCAGCACGGCCCGGGGACGCGGGACGGTGCTCATGACATACGCCGCCACGACCGCATCAAAAAGATTATCCCGAAAGGCCATGTGGGTGGCGTCCATCTGTTGCAGATAGACGTGATCCAGCCCGAGCCTCTTGATCTTCTTGGCGCCCTGCTCAAGCATCGGCCCGGTCAGGTCGATCCCGATGACGGAACAGTTCCGGGGATACAGGGGAAGTGAAAGGCCCGTTCCCACCCCGACCTCCAGTATACGGTCGCCCGATTTTAAGTCCAGCAAATCGATTGCTGCGGCACGGGAATTATGAAAAATCTTTCCGAAAAGCAGATCGTAGAAACCGGAGTAAGCAGAGTAAACCTTGGTGACCTTCTCCGTATCCATGTGGCCTCCTCATGCGTCCAAACCCTAGCCCACAAGTTTAGAGAGAAACATAGATTCGTCTAAGTTGAGGATCGGCCGGGGCACCCCCTCTCCCCAAGACTGGGCAACATAAACGCCGTCCGTACTCTACCCGATTTAAGCCGGAAAAGTCAAACAACGCTTGCCACGACCGGGGGCGTGGTATATACTTCCGCAGGTTTTTACAATCCCTGCGATGGAGACCGCCCTATGAAGCGTTCCCTGCTGGTTCGGCCCGGGGACATCAACGCGTTTTTCGGACTGATGCTGGACAACGTCACCCAGCTGGTCATTTTAAGCGGGATCCTGATCGGTGTTTTTGGGTTTCCAAAGGAACTGGTTCTCTACAGGATCGTTCCGGGATCGGTGGTCGGCGTTCTCATCGGGGATCTGGTCTATTCGGTCATGGCGGTCCGCCTGGCCCGGAAAACCGGGCGCGCGGACGTCACCGCGATGCCGCTCGGGATCGACACCATTTCCCTGTTCGCCTTTTCGTTCGGGATCATCGGTCCGGCCTTTGCGGCCACAAAAG includes:
- a CDS encoding NADH-quinone oxidoreductase subunit B family protein, producing MGVGTLDGEGGLVTTTIEQAVNWARKGSLWPLTFGLACCAIEMMAAVSARYDIDRYGAGVFRASPRQSDLMIVAGTVCRRMAPVIRKIYDQMPEPKYVIAMGSCATSGNIYNSYAVVQGVDRFVPVDIYVPGCPPTPEALFDGILKLQQKIMKQKVFIKSPILGATKV
- the ndhC gene encoding NADH-quinone oxidoreductase subunit A, with the translated sequence MISQTAAYLSQYFSIFIFIVLAIGFGGVTLLLSNVVQPRLDLEEKLSPYECGSEPISDARNPFPVRYYIIAMLFVIFDVEMIFIYPWAIVFDKIGFWGLFEMVVFIGLFVFGYIYAWRKGALQWE
- a CDS encoding ATP-dependent Clp protease adaptor ClpS gives rise to the protein MPTITQPGTIQETDEAIREKTLPPYKVIFLNDNVTTMDFVVHILIAIFKKDPATAVELMLETHNTGAAVVDVLPLEEAELRQQQTIEAARSAGFPLRCVIEPA
- the nuoI gene encoding NADH-quinone oxidoreductase subunit NuoI — protein: MKRSRSLIQKILMLEIVKALWVVFRHMFGKGVTFQYPHVKRALPDTHRGALGLLRYDDGVERCVGCDLCEAACPSRCIKVVSEQIPDKPLVRYASEFYIDMTKCVFCGFCVEACPVNALGMTKLYEYSTENKRDLYFDKKKLYEIGEKYFADAKAYLVAHRQEQADETAKAYRYKFPFPVLTEKKE
- the nuoK gene encoding NADH-quinone oxidoreductase subunit NuoK, which encodes MIPLSSYLAVSSVLFVIGLIGVLIRRNFIIILMAVEIMLNAANLNLVAFSSYLDSMAGQIVALFIIAVAAGEAAVGLAIIIVVFRGRIATNVDQINLLKW
- the nuoD gene encoding NADH dehydrogenase (quinone) subunit D, with the protein product MLRTEKLMLNMGPQHPSTHGVLKVVLELEGERIVKATPVLGFLHRGVEKLAEDGTYHQFIPHTDRLDYVCAMYNNFAYVRAVEKLLDMKVPERAEYLRTIVAEIQRIIGHLFWLGTQALDIGAMTVFFYTFREREVLLDFFDDLCGARLTTTWYRIGGVENDISPKLIDHLYKFLENFSEKLDEYNALLETNRIWLARTKGIAVISAEDAISFGLSGPTLRGSGVDYDLRKYEPYGAYDKVQWEVPVGKNGDTYDRYWIRILEMKESAKIVKQCLDQLPQGPYMVEDPRVTLPQKDKVFTNLEHMIRQFKLFTQGFNTPPGEIYCGTEAHKGELGFYIVSDGSGKPYRLKIRAPSFVHMGAFDYMARGYMIADIVTIFGTYDIVMGECDR
- a CDS encoding molybdopterin-dependent oxidoreductase, translated to MGTRDAKEARLLGAGEEIELTIDGQKVTATSGRSLYDVLSGMGKIIPAMCYHYTFTPFGSCGMCLVEVEGKKAPVRSCTASAQAGMVVRTETPEMKEAQKKALIKHLSTHPLDCPVCDADGHCELQDFTFQFGIGEVPNVKQKGIPEDTRSLVLDFNMNRCIVCGQCINVCKEVQLVDALTFLKKDGNTIVTAKEDKPLYCEFCGDCLAVCPVGAITNKFSKYLYKPWQMKKTLTTCPYCGDGCQIAVETKDNRIVRVTSKLSWKSKWGERADTAKGHGGICGRGRFGFQMVNSPDRLKLPLVRKEGRLAETPWLDAQDLVAGELSKIKMEHGGQAIAGLISARCTNEDIYLFQKFMRVGLGTNQIDSTARYGQMNVVAALRKAFGTPRIRMMNNAEQVTKADAIFIIGSDITETHPVFNIRVKEALRKYKAKVIVADPISTPMAKLATHHLAIKPGSERALIQGLVGIILERGLCDETVLQKYPSAVEALKAAAAAVPIGAAAEETGIAPERLAEAAEILAKAERGVILFEEGITKRRNGYQNVLNLVDLALVAGCFEKDGAGLNALCEENNEIGVIDMGGASEFLPGASEYQNAEARAKISREWREELPTTPSADLARILERARRGEIKALYIVGEDPVGTLPASMGAAEALSKIDLVIVQDPFLTETGRLAHVVLPATTYAEKEGSFTSMEGKVNPVRMALEPIGESKPDWEIFSELAWRMNVPLEYGSAKEIHREIAKTIPGYFTTKPEPLPIHLSAYLNNGYAQETHARYAVKLRPDPSSVPADYPFTLVLGQILYHSGKYSTRAEGLMKIYNKALLQVGPADAERLGLASGDRVILKSPSGQTEVGVEVQPRLPAGLVFFPEHFNSPPVKDLIAAEVDPVTRVIYHKQGAVAIHAKPKAASAPGGNGQGASA
- a CDS encoding NADH-quinone oxidoreductase subunit C; the encoded protein is MHPNAEKIQARFPEAFLSAKEWRGDLAVTVKKDAIVPVGRYLHDDPGMDFDYIVHVSSVDYPEDPERFEVVYEFYSIRRRERIRIKARVTEEDGSIDSVTGIWKGADFMEREVFDMMGIRFNHHPDHRRILMPDEYDEGYPLRKDFPLAGKGWRDTFEFITEGSHKKTT
- a CDS encoding peptidylprolyl isomerase, which translates into the protein MKSKMSLKMTLQWTWILSLSLAALPLGLDPARGESAAGAKLMTVSAGEEISIEYTLKLEDKTTVDSNVGGEPFKFIQGEHQVVPGLETALEGLKVGDKKTIKVVPKDGYGEVDPNAVQEVDKSRIPPEALVIGTPLEGTDPTGHPINARVSEIKEKTVILDLNHPLAGKTLFFDVKILDIQAQNKSDSQDLPK
- a CDS encoding NADH-quinone oxidoreductase subunit J, translated to MVQQVFFYYLAFASIASAVLTVGLRNPVHCGLALLSLLFHIAGFFVLLNAEFIAAVQIIIYAGAILVLYLFVLMLLNLKSEERYLHRRYALWMFFGLLAAGQAFWLLLHSPFAGKPGDVTPDKITQFGHSQTIGIVLFNDYFLPFEIVGVFLLGAIIGAIVLAKDRPPEVGKERTSP
- a CDS encoding methyltransferase domain-containing protein produces the protein MDTEKVTKVYSAYSGFYDLLFGKIFHNSRAAAIDLLDLKSGDRILEVGVGTGLSLPLYPRNCSVIGIDLTGPMLEQGAKKIKRLGLDHVYLQQMDATHMAFRDNLFDAVVAAYVMSTVPRPRAVLAEMIRVCRPGGKIVLLNHFSNGNRLVSRVEKTISPLCTWIGFRSDLSLESLLDRTCLDVEQNLKVNPFNYWHIVQCVNRKPINGVSYPERARLGTMTSN